From Candidatus Hydrogenedentota bacterium, the proteins below share one genomic window:
- the pssA gene encoding CDP-diacylglycerol--serine O-phosphatidyltransferase, giving the protein MKNLRKKSKRKLRIRRRPINVLASAMTTFSLYLGTASIFASIGNEYERAAYLILTAIIFDMLDGTVARLTRSVSEFGKQLDSLCDLVSFGVAPAVLVFAVYLQHAPKEGSFVGKTGAFVAIIYVICAALRLARFNVYQADRRESFVGLPSPAAGATVAAFVLFLRFFGFIKSNFDYYAVGALTLLMAWLMVSTVRYPKDKMKSFILAPRHAFMALGIIAYAMAIIHYAITISPAIVLFPVAATYVLFGMCDTAYTYVTGQDQENEPEATQPAATAAAPVRARPAPGNVDTGQHSPI; this is encoded by the coding sequence ATGAAAAACCTCCGGAAAAAGAGCAAACGCAAACTGCGGATACGCCGTCGGCCCATCAACGTGCTGGCGAGCGCAATGACGACGTTCAGCCTCTACCTGGGCACCGCCAGCATCTTTGCGAGCATCGGCAATGAATATGAACGTGCCGCTTATCTGATTCTCACGGCCATCATTTTCGACATGCTCGACGGCACCGTGGCGCGCCTCACCCGAAGTGTCTCCGAATTCGGGAAGCAACTGGACAGCCTGTGCGATCTCGTCTCGTTCGGCGTGGCCCCCGCCGTGCTTGTGTTTGCCGTCTACCTGCAACACGCGCCGAAGGAAGGTTCTTTCGTGGGGAAGACCGGCGCATTTGTGGCGATTATCTACGTTATCTGCGCTGCGTTGCGGCTGGCCCGGTTCAACGTCTACCAGGCCGACCGGCGCGAATCGTTCGTGGGGCTGCCGTCGCCCGCCGCGGGCGCTACCGTAGCCGCCTTCGTGCTCTTCCTGCGGTTTTTCGGGTTCATCAAATCGAATTTCGACTACTACGCCGTCGGCGCGCTCACGCTCCTGATGGCCTGGCTCATGGTCAGCACGGTCCGGTACCCCAAGGACAAGATGAAGTCCTTCATCCTGGCACCGCGCCACGCCTTCATGGCCCTCGGCATCATCGCCTACGCAATGGCGATTATCCATTACGCTATCACGATATCGCCCGCCATCGTGCTCTTCCCCGTTGCCGCCACCTACGTGCTCTTCGGAATGTGCGACACCGCCTACACCTATGTGACCGGTCAAGATCAAGAGAACGAGCCCGAAGCCACGCAGCCCGCGGCCACGGCCGCGGCGCCTGTTCGCGCACGCCCGGCACCCGGCAACGTCGACACCGGGCAGCACAGTCCCATCTGA
- a CDS encoding phosphatidylserine decarboxylase family protein, whose amino-acid sequence MNRPFSGWREGARFYAPLLAAGAVLTAVFWPAGLQWIGALVLAAGLAVVLFFRDFPRTVTAKNDEIVAPADGVVVAIDELPESPHYAGPCKRVAIFLSLFNVHVNRAPYNGVVRETRYTPGKFHLAMKPAAGDANEANAVYLDTPAGPMTVRQISGAVARRIVCPVTPGTPLRTGEKFGMIRFGSRTELYLPPETRICVKLRAEVRAGLTIVARTR is encoded by the coding sequence GTGAACAGACCTTTCAGTGGCTGGCGGGAGGGCGCGCGTTTTTACGCGCCTTTGCTTGCGGCGGGTGCCGTGCTGACCGCCGTATTCTGGCCCGCCGGCCTCCAGTGGATAGGCGCGCTGGTCCTCGCTGCCGGTCTTGCCGTTGTGCTCTTCTTCCGCGATTTTCCGCGCACGGTCACGGCCAAAAATGACGAGATCGTCGCGCCCGCGGACGGCGTCGTGGTGGCCATTGATGAACTGCCGGAATCCCCCCATTACGCAGGCCCGTGCAAGCGTGTCGCCATTTTTCTTTCCTTGTTCAACGTGCATGTGAACCGGGCGCCATACAACGGCGTGGTCCGCGAGACGCGTTACACGCCCGGCAAGTTTCACCTCGCCATGAAGCCGGCGGCCGGTGATGCAAACGAGGCGAACGCGGTCTACCTCGATACCCCGGCGGGGCCGATGACCGTGCGGCAGATATCCGGCGCTGTCGCACGCCGCATCGTGTGTCCTGTAACGCCGGGCACGCCGCTCCGCACGGGCGAGAAGTTCGGCATGATCCGGTTTGGCTCGCGAACGGAACTGTATTTGCCGCCTGAAACGCGGATTTGTGTTAAGCTTAGGGCTGAGGTCCGGGCAGGCCTTACGATAGTGGCTCGCACACGATGA
- the radC gene encoding DNA repair protein RadC, whose translation MSQTPYSTAVRSMPEEDRPRERLARLGAEALRDAELIAVLFRTGTREAGAVALAERVLADLGDLRNLSNASLEVIQRVKGVGRVKAIELKAALELGKRLAAYQRPAVKRIRSAQDVADLLMLEFKDCETEQFKSVLLNRKNDVLKVADISRGGLDSTSAGPREVFRQAVRENAAAIIVCHNHPSGEPEPSGTDIELTRLLCEAGAKLGIDVLDHVVFGDGRYVSMKERRLM comes from the coding sequence ATGAGCCAGACGCCATACTCTACCGCGGTACGCAGCATGCCCGAGGAGGACCGCCCCCGGGAGCGCCTCGCGCGCCTCGGTGCGGAGGCGCTGCGCGACGCGGAGCTGATCGCCGTCCTGTTCCGCACCGGCACGCGCGAAGCGGGCGCCGTAGCCCTCGCGGAACGCGTCCTGGCCGATCTTGGAGACCTGCGCAACCTGAGCAACGCCTCGTTGGAGGTCATTCAAAGGGTCAAAGGCGTTGGCAGGGTCAAGGCCATTGAACTCAAGGCGGCGCTTGAATTGGGCAAGCGCCTCGCCGCCTACCAGCGGCCCGCCGTCAAGCGTATCCGGTCCGCGCAAGACGTGGCCGACCTGTTGATGCTGGAGTTCAAGGATTGTGAGACGGAACAGTTCAAGAGCGTGCTACTCAACAGGAAGAACGATGTGCTCAAGGTGGCGGACATATCGCGGGGCGGTCTCGACAGCACCAGCGCCGGACCACGCGAGGTGTTCCGGCAGGCCGTGCGCGAGAACGCCGCCGCCATCATTGTCTGCCACAACCATCCGAGCGGCGAACCCGAGCCCAGCGGCACGGACATCGAGTTGACCCGGTTATTGTGCGAGGCGGGCGCCAAGCTTGGCATTGACGTCCTTGACCATGTCGTGTTTGGCGACGGAAGATACGTGAGCATGAAAGAAAGGCGGTTGATGTGA
- the prmC gene encoding peptide chain release factor N(5)-glutamine methyltransferase, with product MTETPRLDAEILLAHALGMRRAQVLARSRDLVDPKGFESCVARRMNAEPIAYITGEWEFFSLPFSVQPPVLVPRPETEHLVETALHYLGNKTADALDLCTGTGCVAIAVAHHAPRCRVVATDIAPYAVQVAEANARRNGVALQTRQGDLFEALQPGDGPFDVIVANPPYVESADWPLLPPVIRLHEDPRAVLGGPDGLDITRRIVSGAPGRLKPGGLLAFEVGERQRDTAAALLEQAGFRAVGFINDLAGIPRVARGMMP from the coding sequence GTGACGGAGACTCCGCGACTTGACGCTGAAATCTTGCTTGCGCACGCGCTCGGGATGCGTCGCGCCCAAGTGCTCGCGCGCTCGAGAGACCTCGTCGACCCGAAGGGTTTTGAATCCTGTGTCGCGCGCCGCATGAACGCGGAACCCATTGCGTACATCACCGGCGAATGGGAGTTCTTCTCGTTGCCGTTTTCTGTTCAGCCGCCCGTGCTCGTGCCGCGCCCCGAGACCGAACACCTGGTTGAAACCGCCCTGCACTATCTCGGCAACAAGACCGCCGACGCACTCGACCTCTGCACGGGCACCGGCTGCGTGGCTATCGCGGTCGCGCACCATGCGCCGCGCTGCCGCGTGGTCGCGACAGATATCGCCCCCTACGCGGTGCAAGTTGCGGAGGCAAACGCCAGACGAAACGGCGTAGCGCTGCAGACCCGCCAAGGCGACCTGTTCGAGGCCCTGCAACCTGGCGACGGTCCCTTTGACGTTATCGTAGCGAACCCACCCTATGTCGAGTCGGCCGATTGGCCGCTCCTGCCGCCGGTCATCCGCTTGCACGAAGACCCGCGCGCCGTGCTTGGCGGCCCGGACGGACTTGATATTACCCGCCGCATCGTGTCGGGCGCGCCCGGTCGCCTCAAGCCGGGCGGCCTGCTCGCCTTCGAGGTCGGCGAGCGTCAACGCGACACGGCCGCCGCGCTGCTCGAACAGGCCGGGTTCCGGGCAGTCGGATTCATAAATGACCTGGCGGGCATCCCGCGCGTGGCGCGCGGGATGATGCCGTGA
- the prfA gene encoding peptide chain release factor 1, which produces MDTITRDKLLAVAAEYDRLTQSMATPEVAVNPESYRRLAKAQAQISELVRCFRRFDAEERRLEEAERLLREEKDEELRQLAEEEKELLTASVAGLEQQIKLLLVPQDPNDDKNTILEIRAGTGGEEAGLFVGDLFRMYSRYAESRGWKVETISASPTELGGYKEICFQITGDKVYSQMKWEGGVHRVQRVPQTEAQGRIHTSAVTVAVLPEAEEVDVVINPEEVHFDVYRSSGPGGQSVNTTDSAVRLTHKPTGIVITIQDEKSQHKNKAKALKVLRSRLLALKEEEEAAARSETRRSQVRSGDRSEKVRTYNFPQNRVTDHRINFTQHNLDRVIEGELQTIINALVAADRAAKLAAPV; this is translated from the coding sequence ATGGACACCATCACGCGGGATAAACTCCTCGCGGTCGCGGCGGAGTACGACCGCCTGACTCAAAGCATGGCCACGCCTGAAGTGGCCGTGAATCCGGAGTCTTACCGCCGCCTCGCCAAGGCCCAGGCGCAGATCAGCGAACTTGTACGGTGTTTCCGCCGCTTCGATGCGGAAGAAAGGCGTCTGGAAGAGGCGGAGCGACTGCTGCGCGAGGAGAAAGACGAGGAACTCCGTCAACTGGCCGAGGAAGAAAAGGAACTGCTCACTGCGTCCGTGGCGGGTCTCGAACAACAGATCAAACTGCTGCTAGTCCCGCAGGATCCCAACGACGACAAGAATACAATCCTTGAAATCCGGGCGGGTACCGGCGGGGAAGAAGCGGGCCTGTTTGTGGGCGATCTGTTCCGCATGTATTCGCGCTACGCGGAATCCAGGGGCTGGAAAGTGGAAACCATCAGCGCCAGCCCCACGGAATTGGGCGGTTACAAGGAAATCTGCTTCCAGATCACCGGCGACAAGGTCTACAGTCAGATGAAGTGGGAGGGAGGCGTACACCGCGTGCAGCGCGTGCCCCAGACCGAGGCGCAAGGGCGTATTCACACTTCCGCCGTCACGGTGGCCGTTCTCCCGGAAGCGGAGGAAGTGGACGTCGTCATCAATCCCGAAGAGGTCCACTTCGACGTCTACCGTTCCTCAGGCCCCGGCGGCCAGAGCGTCAACACGACTGATTCCGCCGTGCGGCTCACCCACAAGCCCACTGGCATCGTCATCACAATCCAGGACGAGAAATCGCAGCACAAGAACAAGGCGAAGGCGCTCAAGGTGCTGCGCTCGCGGCTGTTGGCCCTCAAAGAAGAGGAAGAGGCCGCGGCCCGTTCAGAGACACGCCGCAGCCAGGTGCGCAGCGGCGACCGCAGCGAGAAAGTCCGCACGTACAATTTTCCGCAGAACCGGGTCACGGACCACCGCATCAACTTCACGCAACACAATCTCGACCGCGTCATCGAGGGCGAACTTCAAACCATCATTAATGCTCTCGTCGCGGCGGACCGTGCAGCCAAACTCGCCGCGCCGGTATGA
- the rpmE gene encoding 50S ribosomal protein L31, producing the protein MKKGIHPEYVETTVRCACGNTFKTRSTKKAINVEICSACHPFYTGKQKFVDSEGRVERFQKKYAGTK; encoded by the coding sequence GTGAAAAAGGGTATTCACCCCGAATACGTAGAAACGACCGTGCGGTGCGCCTGCGGCAACACCTTTAAGACACGTTCCACGAAAAAGGCCATCAACGTGGAAATCTGCTCGGCGTGCCACCCCTTCTACACGGGCAAGCAGAAGTTCGTGGACAGCGAAGGCCGCGTGGAACGGTTCCAGAAGAAGTATGCCGGCACCAAGTGA
- a CDS encoding 2-isopropylmalate synthase, protein MSIRVEIFDTTLRDGEQSPGMSMHEHEKIRMARQLERLGVDTIEAGFPIASAQEFEGVRKVASEIKACRVAALARALPQDIERAAQALEPAEKPTLHTFIASSDIHLKHKLRMTREQVLEATHEAVSLAKKLVPPRVEFSAEDATRSDWDFLVALTRAAIEAGADVINLPDTVGYTTPGEIKEMFEYVIGKTKDVPRAGQVIFSSHNHNDLGLAVANALAAVAGGARQVECTVSGIGERAGNTSLEEFVMSSHVRHDTYPFECGIVTPEIVPSSTLLSKITGMAIPYNKPIVGRNAFAHESGIHQHGVIANARTYEIMTPATVGLHQSQLVLGKHSGRAGLAKRCEELGYALNANDLQKLYEKFIALTEKKKEIYDEDLVMLIVSTYDQAFQVFQLDQVRTSGGDPALAYVKMVKGNKPLAETATGDGSVDAAFRAVEKLMKVAGRLEQFEIRATTPGKDALGEAYVTVNFGGKDFRGKGVDTDIVVAAVKAYADAANMYLARKGVLEQGATAS, encoded by the coding sequence ATGTCGATTCGAGTGGAGATTTTTGACACTACGCTGCGGGACGGCGAACAGTCGCCCGGCATGAGCATGCATGAACACGAGAAAATCCGCATGGCGCGGCAACTCGAACGCTTGGGCGTCGACACCATCGAGGCGGGATTCCCTATCGCGTCGGCGCAGGAGTTCGAGGGCGTCCGCAAGGTGGCGTCGGAAATCAAGGCATGCCGTGTCGCCGCGCTGGCCCGCGCGCTGCCGCAGGATATCGAGCGCGCCGCGCAGGCCCTGGAACCCGCGGAAAAACCCACGCTGCACACCTTCATCGCGTCGTCCGACATCCACCTGAAACACAAACTGCGCATGACTCGCGAGCAAGTCCTTGAAGCAACTCACGAAGCCGTGTCGCTGGCGAAGAAGCTCGTGCCACCGCGCGTCGAATTCTCCGCGGAGGACGCAACGCGTTCGGATTGGGATTTCCTCGTCGCACTGACCAGGGCGGCCATCGAGGCGGGCGCGGACGTGATCAATCTGCCGGACACGGTGGGCTACACAACGCCCGGCGAGATCAAGGAGATGTTCGAGTACGTCATTGGAAAAACCAAGGACGTGCCCCGTGCGGGTCAGGTCATCTTCTCGTCGCACAACCACAACGACCTGGGGCTGGCGGTGGCGAACGCGCTGGCGGCTGTCGCGGGCGGGGCGCGGCAGGTCGAATGCACCGTCAGTGGAATTGGCGAGCGCGCGGGCAATACCTCGCTCGAAGAATTCGTGATGTCCTCTCACGTGCGCCACGACACCTATCCGTTCGAATGCGGAATCGTCACGCCGGAAATCGTGCCGTCGAGTACCCTGCTCAGCAAGATCACCGGCATGGCCATCCCGTACAACAAGCCGATAGTCGGGCGCAACGCGTTCGCCCACGAATCGGGCATTCATCAACACGGCGTGATTGCGAACGCACGCACCTACGAGATCATGACGCCCGCAACGGTCGGCCTGCACCAGAGCCAACTCGTGCTTGGCAAGCATTCCGGGCGCGCCGGGCTGGCCAAGCGCTGCGAAGAACTCGGTTACGCATTAAACGCCAATGACTTGCAGAAACTCTACGAGAAATTCATTGCGCTTACCGAGAAGAAGAAAGAGATCTACGACGAAGACCTTGTTATGCTGATTGTATCCACCTATGATCAAGCCTTCCAGGTCTTCCAGTTGGATCAGGTGCGCACGTCCGGCGGCGACCCTGCATTGGCCTATGTCAAGATGGTGAAAGGGAACAAGCCGCTGGCCGAAACCGCAACCGGCGACGGCTCAGTCGACGCGGCGTTCCGCGCAGTCGAGAAACTGATGAAAGTCGCCGGCCGGCTCGAACAATTCGAGATTCGCGCCACCACGCCCGGCAAGGATGCCCTCGGCGAAGCCTACGTCACCGTCAATTTCGGGGGCAAGGACTTCCGGGGCAAAGGCGTCGATACGGATATTGTTGTGGCCGCGGTCAAGGCCTATGCGGACGCGGCCAACATGTACCTCGCGCGCAAAGGCGTACTCGAACAGGGCGCGACGGCGAGTTGA